One region of Candidatus Neomarinimicrobiota bacterium genomic DNA includes:
- a CDS encoding T9SS type A sorting domain-containing protein has protein sequence MKKLLGILMLIFLSIHTIYPQNPEWVTFYNYTPAVTSLAVEGENIWVGTSKWGLFKINRVSRFTGERTLFNTSNSGLPHPYIQSLAVDANGTKWIETYTGLAAFDGITWTVYTPHNSGLPSNSFSSLVIAANGTKWIGTSRGVAAFDDTTWTVYNTSNSGLPDNRVESLAIDGNGNPWIGTDTGLAVFDGRNWTVYDTSNSGLPDNFILSLATDGNGTTWTGTRRGLVKFDGTYWTVYDTSNSGLPENYVNSITFDEKGNTWMGTGGGLAMFDGATWTVYNTSNSGVPSNRIESLVIDDSGKVWIGTRRGLAEFDGADVTVNPLNSNVPGNIMHAIAIDGNGTAWIGAGGLAAFAGIHPDGSDWTVYTPNNSGLPGYSLQALAFDGTGTAWIGIYDSGLVAFDGTNWTVYNTSNSGLPENNIEALAVDGSGTLWIGTYEGLAAFDGTTWTVYNSSNSGLPENIIQALAIDGSGTLWIGTNSRGLTEFDGSRWRVYHHSNSGFPGHGIGALAIDDDENTWMGTGVGLVKYDGGLTWTVYDTSNSGLPSNDIGALAIDDDGNKWMGTRAGLVKFDGTTWTVYNTSNSGILVNEVRSLAVDGSGNTWIGSGYGLSVYREGGVVAVDEEKPTALPTGFVLSQNYPNPFNPTTTTTIRYGLPAESQVTLTVYDLRGRKVTTLEDSRQAAGWHMVQWDGRNQFGQPVSTGVYFYRLVAGDMMRVKKMIFLK, from the coding sequence ATGAAAAAGTTACTCGGCATATTAATGTTGATCTTCCTTTCCATCCACACAATTTATCCCCAAAATCCGGAGTGGGTCACCTTTTATAATTATACACCCGCGGTGACTTCGTTGGCCGTCGAGGGCGAGAATATTTGGGTGGGAACGTCAAAGTGGGGTCTTTTCAAGATCAATCGAGTGTCTCGCTTCACCGGAGAACGAACCTTGTTTAATACCTCAAATTCAGGATTACCACATCCGTATATTCAGTCCCTTGCCGTCGATGCCAACGGCACCAAATGGATTGAGACCTATACAGGGTTAGCGGCCTTTGACGGGATCACTTGGACAGTATACACACCCCATAATTCAGGGCTGCCAAGTAATAGTTTTTCCTCGCTTGTTATTGCTGCAAACGGCACCAAATGGATTGGGACCAGTCGGGGCGTCGCCGCCTTTGACGACACGACCTGGACGGTCTACAATACCTCGAATTCCGGGTTGCCGGATAATCGGGTTGAATCTCTTGCCATCGATGGAAACGGGAATCCGTGGATTGGAACGGATACTGGCTTAGCCGTATTTGACGGAAGGAACTGGACGGTTTACGATACGTCCAATTCCGGGTTGCCGGATAATTTTATTCTATCGCTTGCCACTGATGGGAACGGTACAACATGGACCGGAACGAGACGTGGCTTAGTAAAGTTTGACGGCACGTACTGGACGGTTTACGATACTTCCAATTCCGGGTTGCCAGAGAATTACGTCAATTCTATTACTTTCGATGAAAAGGGAAACACATGGATGGGAACTGGTGGTGGCTTAGCCATGTTTGACGGTGCCACCTGGACGGTCTATAATACCTCAAATTCAGGAGTGCCAAGTAATCGTATTGAGTCTCTTGTCATCGATGACAGCGGCAAAGTATGGATTGGTACAAGACGAGGGTTAGCCGAATTTGATGGGGCCGATGTGACGGTGAATCCCCTCAATTCCAATGTGCCGGGCAATATCATGCATGCCATTGCCATCGATGGCAACGGCACGGCCTGGATTGGGGCCGGTGGCTTAGCCGCATTTGCCGGCATACATCCCGACGGCTCAGACTGGACGGTCTATACACCCAACAATTCCGGATTGCCAGGTTATAGTCTACAAGCGCTTGCCTTTGATGGGACCGGCACCGCGTGGATCGGCATTTATGATAGCGGATTGGTCGCCTTTGATGGCACCAATTGGACGGTGTACAACACATCAAATTCCGGGTTGCCGGAGAATAATATTGAGGCGTTGGCTGTCGACGGCAGCGGCACCCTTTGGATTGGAACGTATGAAGGTCTGGCTGCTTTTGACGGGACCACCTGGACGGTGTATAATTCGTCCAATTCCGGGTTGCCGGAGAATATAATTCAGGCGCTGGCTATTGATGGGAGTGGCACCCTCTGGATTGGAACAAATAGTAGAGGCTTGACCGAATTTGACGGCTCCCGCTGGAGGGTGTACCACCACTCCAATTCCGGCTTTCCAGGGCATGGGATTGGGGCGCTAGCCATCGATGACGATGAAAATACATGGATGGGGACTGGAGTTGGTTTAGTCAAATATGACGGAGGGCTCACTTGGACGGTGTATGATACCTCCAATTCCGGCTTGCCGAGTAATGACATTGGGGCACTAGCCATCGATGACGATGGAAATAAATGGATGGGGACGAGGGCTGGCTTAGTCAAATTTGACGGTACCACCTGGACCGTATATAATACCTCCAATTCTGGTATCCTGGTGAATGAGGTCAGATCCCTGGCCGTCGATGGGAGCGGAAATACATGGATCGGGTCGGGTTATGGATTATCTGTCTACCGGGAGGGAGGCGTGGTTGCCGTTGACGAAGAGAAACCGACGGCCCTGCCGACAGGATTTGTCTTGTCCCAAAATTACCCCAACCCCTTCAATCCCACCACCACCACCACCATCCGGTATGGCCTGCCAGCGGAGTCGCAGGTGACGTTGACCGTTTATGACCTGAGGGGCCGGAAGGTCACCACATTAGAAGATTCCCGCCAAGCCGCGGGCTGGCATATGGTGCAGTGGGATGGCCGGAACCAGTTCGGTCAGCCGGTGAGTACGGGGGTTTATTTCTATCGCCTGGTAGCCGGCGATATGATGCGGGTCAAAAAGATGATATTTTTGAAGTAG
- a CDS encoding MurR/RpiR family transcriptional regulator, with the protein MGNNEISKNNHTNILLKLRGIRDGLNSAEQRLADYILEHPEDTVLFTIQELENKSGTSYATIIRFTKKLGFNGYKEFRNTLIRDVTSDQEEIEASSGFPIELDDNIETIIEKTFQNSVRILNETRRIIEVDVLQEAAERISNTRELVTIGTGASGIIARYAYIRFFRLGIPTTAETDMTLVKIKASLLDEDDVLLAVSSSGRSEKIVEAARLASDRGAHVISLCDYAVSPLSKIAEYPLFTTPRNAAQFLDIDMPLTTAQMNLIDILFLYTSILRGEDAFEKFQKTKDVSDSEKIQ; encoded by the coding sequence ATGGGTAATAATGAAATATCTAAAAATAACCATACCAATATTCTGCTGAAGTTGCGGGGCATTCGAGATGGATTGAATTCCGCCGAACAGCGACTCGCGGATTACATCCTCGAACACCCGGAGGATACGGTCCTGTTTACGATTCAGGAACTAGAGAATAAATCCGGGACCAGTTACGCTACCATCATCCGGTTTACGAAAAAACTGGGCTTTAACGGCTATAAGGAGTTTCGCAATACTCTCATCCGGGATGTCACGTCCGACCAGGAAGAGATTGAAGCGTCAAGTGGTTTTCCCATTGAATTGGATGACAATATTGAGACTATCATCGAAAAAACGTTTCAGAATTCGGTGCGTATTCTGAACGAGACCAGGCGAATTATCGAAGTTGACGTGCTGCAGGAAGCCGCTGAGCGCATATCCAATACCCGCGAACTGGTGACTATCGGAACTGGCGCATCGGGCATAATTGCACGGTATGCCTATATTCGGTTTTTCCGGCTTGGCATCCCAACGACGGCTGAAACCGATATGACGCTGGTCAAGATCAAGGCCTCCCTTCTGGATGAGGACGATGTGTTGCTGGCTGTGTCTTCATCAGGGCGATCGGAAAAAATCGTGGAAGCTGCCAGACTGGCATCAGATCGCGGAGCCCACGTCATCAGTCTGTGCGATTATGCCGTCAGCCCCCTCTCAAAAATTGCGGAATATCCGCTCTTTACCACCCCGCGAAATGCGGCGCAGTTCCTGGATATTGATATGCCGCTGACGACGGCCCAAATGAATCTAATCGATATCCTGTTCCTTTATACCAGTATTCTTCGTGGCGAAGATGCCTTTGAAAAATTTCAGAAAACCAAGGATGTCTCGGACAGCGAAAAGATACAGTGA
- a CDS encoding LUD domain-containing protein, whose translation MEQPDYTPRKYARKDTKESLKGGIRLALDYEQDSVRRNTNTFNIGRYKATGAIDDYEVLKEKARAIKEDSIARLPDLIQTLQSTVEQNGGSVYLASDAEDATQHIKDLCSGYEAELVVKSKSMTTEEIHLNTVLESAGMEVVETDLGEMIIQIADEQPSHIVGPAIHRSREQISTLFKRVYDTDSPLDSGEALTKYARDILREKFLNADIGITGANAIAAESGTLMLVESEANIRMVMQTPPIHIAVAGVEKIVPSKAHLFPFIELLGPSGTGQPLTSYTNLVTPPLDVRPFSFREKPVRPRAFHLVLIDNGRMNMREDPMLREALYCIRCAACLNSCANFQNLGGHAYGGETYSGGIGSAWESGTHGIETAKFNELCTGCSRCKPQCPVKIDIPWLNIVLRDRINQSRKKDPFSFVYRGLLDSAPEDTSAPLQKQFFGNYATLAKWGSRLAPLSNWIANTAFSKTILEKLVGLASDADLPRFASQNFTTWYRHSFRTLSSIESEQFANYEVVFFPDIYVNYLHPSWGISAIRVLKKLGMTTTVMDTLPDGRAALSQGMVNTASERAKVLAETCREYLESDRDIIVVEPSVLGMFREDYSHLLPDGELLGRLLKQSFEPIEYIFNLGESVLDKIADFIKNQDNHQWPDRVFYHSHCQQRSANAADQTVALLQSLGFHVITSSVECCGMAGSFGYKQDYYEVSQEVGINLVNQIESAESDTGKCLLLASGTSCTDQIQSLTGRKVFHPLELLDSLLLD comes from the coding sequence ATGGAGCAGCCGGACTACACTCCAAGGAAATATGCCAGGAAGGACACCAAGGAATCCCTCAAGGGTGGCATCCGGCTGGCGTTGGACTACGAGCAGGATTCCGTCCGGCGAAACACGAACACCTTTAATATCGGGCGCTACAAAGCCACTGGTGCTATCGATGACTATGAGGTATTAAAGGAAAAAGCCCGCGCTATCAAGGAAGACTCCATCGCTCGGTTGCCAGATCTCATTCAGACGTTGCAATCCACAGTAGAACAAAACGGCGGCTCCGTTTATCTGGCCAGCGATGCCGAGGATGCAACTCAGCATATTAAAGATCTCTGCAGCGGGTACGAGGCGGAATTAGTAGTAAAATCCAAGTCGATGACTACGGAAGAGATTCATCTGAATACAGTGCTGGAATCCGCCGGCATGGAGGTAGTGGAGACCGATCTCGGTGAGATGATTATACAGATTGCGGATGAACAGCCGTCTCACATAGTGGGCCCTGCCATCCACCGTAGTCGGGAACAGATCTCCACCCTGTTCAAGCGAGTTTATGATACCGATTCGCCGTTGGATTCGGGTGAAGCGCTGACCAAATACGCCCGGGACATCCTCCGGGAAAAGTTTCTTAATGCGGATATCGGGATAACCGGAGCGAATGCAATTGCCGCTGAAAGCGGCACCCTGATGCTGGTGGAGAGTGAAGCCAATATCAGGATGGTTATGCAGACGCCGCCGATTCACATTGCGGTGGCCGGTGTTGAAAAGATCGTTCCGTCTAAGGCACACCTGTTTCCGTTCATTGAGTTATTAGGTCCGAGCGGTACCGGACAGCCACTGACCTCTTACACCAATTTGGTAACTCCCCCATTGGATGTTAGACCCTTCTCCTTTCGGGAGAAACCGGTCCGGCCCAGGGCGTTTCACCTTGTTCTGATAGACAACGGCCGCATGAACATGCGCGAGGATCCGATGCTGCGCGAGGCGCTCTATTGTATTCGGTGTGCGGCTTGTCTGAATTCGTGCGCCAACTTTCAGAACCTCGGGGGACATGCATACGGCGGCGAGACCTACTCCGGCGGAATCGGAAGCGCCTGGGAATCCGGGACCCATGGGATCGAGACTGCGAAATTCAATGAACTTTGTACCGGGTGTTCGCGGTGCAAACCCCAGTGTCCCGTAAAAATCGACATCCCATGGTTGAATATCGTTTTACGTGACCGTATCAATCAATCGCGCAAGAAAGACCCCTTTTCCTTTGTATATCGTGGTCTGCTGGACAGCGCCCCGGAGGATACCTCAGCCCCCCTTCAAAAGCAATTCTTCGGCAATTACGCCACTCTCGCAAAATGGGGTTCCCGGCTTGCTCCCCTCTCAAACTGGATCGCAAATACGGCATTTTCAAAAACTATTTTAGAGAAATTGGTGGGACTGGCCAGCGATGCGGATCTACCGAGATTCGCAAGCCAGAATTTTACCACATGGTACCGTCATTCCTTCCGCACACTGAGCTCAATTGAATCCGAACAGTTTGCAAATTATGAGGTGGTATTCTTCCCCGACATTTACGTCAATTATCTGCATCCTTCCTGGGGGATTTCAGCTATACGGGTGCTGAAAAAATTGGGCATGACTACGACCGTTATGGATACTCTCCCGGACGGCCGGGCTGCGCTATCTCAGGGTATGGTTAATACTGCTTCTGAACGTGCGAAGGTTCTGGCGGAAACATGCCGGGAATATCTGGAGTCCGATCGGGATATCATTGTAGTTGAACCGAGTGTTTTGGGCATGTTCCGTGAGGACTATTCCCACCTCCTTCCCGATGGGGAATTATTGGGTAGACTCCTGAAGCAGAGCTTTGAGCCAATCGAATATATTTTTAACCTCGGCGAATCCGTGTTAGATAAAATCGCTGATTTTATCAAAAATCAGGATAATCATCAGTGGCCGGATCGGGTGTTTTACCATAGCCATTGCCAGCAGCGCTCCGCCAATGCTGCAGATCAAACGGTTGCACTGCTCCAATCGCTGGGATTTCATGTGATCACATCCTCTGTGGAATGTTGTGGAATGGCCGGAAGTTTTGGCTATAAACAGGATTACTACGAAGTGTCTCAAGAAGTCGGCATAAATCTCGTAAACCAGATAGAATCTGCCGAATCCGATACGGGCAAATGCCTGCTTTTGGCCAGCGGTACGTCCTGTACGGATCAAATACAATCACTCACGGGCAGGAAGGTATTCCATCCATTGGAATTACTGGACTCCCTGTTATTGGACTAG
- a CDS encoding LUD domain-containing protein, which produces MTEKTNQYIDQFRAAAEGAGASVEIISIETDSVSAAISQHLRENSITIFASSASLESDLTTTIRNMDGIIEHPNDEELEAAWCGITGAFAGIARTGSICVAVGSDLAGSVSLFTRSHIALLNIEDLVYCPSDLLQIEESSNTSLLNNMVIITGPSATADMGELVRGVHGPGELHIILLE; this is translated from the coding sequence ATGACTGAAAAGACCAATCAATATATCGATCAGTTTCGAGCTGCAGCCGAAGGCGCTGGGGCATCTGTGGAAATTATCTCTATAGAGACGGATTCGGTCTCTGCCGCTATATCACAACATCTCAGGGAAAATTCAATAACTATCTTTGCATCATCCGCCTCTTTAGAGTCCGACCTGACTACCACCATCCGCAATATGGATGGTATCATTGAGCATCCGAATGACGAAGAGCTGGAGGCAGCCTGGTGCGGAATCACAGGCGCATTCGCCGGCATCGCCAGAACCGGTTCCATCTGCGTCGCCGTCGGGAGTGATCTTGCCGGTTCAGTCAGCCTGTTTACCCGATCCCATATTGCCTTGTTGAATATTGAAGATCTCGTCTACTGTCCCAGTGATTTGTTACAGATTGAAGAATCCAGCAACACTTCCCTGTTAAATAACATGGTAATAATCACCGGACCGAGCGCCACGGCAGATATGGGCGAATTGGTGCGCGGCGTCCACGGTCCGGGTGAATTGCATATAATTCTATTGGAATAA
- a CDS encoding rhamnulokinase, with amino-acid sequence MADESQFIAFDIGAESGRCVIGRIDTSAPRLSLHEVHRFPTPSVESGSHLHWDILQLYAEIESALAQAGDEFGPHFQGISVDTWGVDYVLLDADDRLVGYPYHYRDSRTDGLIQYASTILPRDKIYEYTGIQFMQLNTLYQLLAEKRQTLDWLTVASDFLPIPNYLLYLLSGQKTAEYTIASTTQLCDPRTRNWSGQILEAFGFEGTLFPPVTQPGTVLSTLVPAVAEKTGITMTTPVIAGASHDTAAAVASIPAEGDDWAFLSSGTWSLMGVELEEPVITGRTQEYNFTNEGGVEGTTRFLKNIMGLWPLQQCREVWNNQGEKFDYKTLQNMAQKIDQIRAWVDVDDSRFLKPENMVESIISFLSETDQSYKTDPAWITRCILESLAFKYRMVIDDLELLTGKQIQTLHAVGGGIQNTLLNQLTADAIGRPVVTGPVEGTAAGNIGVQALATELIDDLGSLRQIIRQSFALKTYEPADQGYWDDHFASYQSILTT; translated from the coding sequence ATGGCTGACGAATCGCAATTTATCGCATTCGACATTGGCGCCGAAAGTGGGCGCTGTGTCATCGGTCGTATCGACACTTCTGCGCCGCGTCTTTCTCTCCATGAGGTGCATCGCTTCCCCACTCCATCGGTGGAAAGTGGCTCTCACCTTCACTGGGATATTTTGCAGTTGTATGCGGAAATTGAGTCGGCACTGGCCCAAGCGGGAGATGAATTCGGTCCGCACTTCCAGGGGATCAGCGTTGATACCTGGGGTGTGGATTATGTATTACTGGATGCCGATGACCGTTTGGTGGGATATCCGTATCACTACAGGGATAGCCGCACTGACGGCCTGATTCAGTATGCCTCGACCATACTCCCCAGAGATAAAATATATGAGTATACCGGTATCCAATTTATGCAGCTGAATACTTTGTATCAGCTGCTGGCGGAAAAGCGCCAGACGCTGGACTGGCTGACTGTTGCTTCTGATTTTCTGCCCATCCCAAACTACCTGTTGTATCTACTCTCCGGACAGAAAACAGCCGAATATACCATTGCGTCCACTACCCAGCTTTGTGATCCCCGGACCCGTAACTGGTCCGGGCAAATTCTGGAGGCGTTTGGCTTCGAAGGTACCCTCTTCCCTCCTGTTACCCAACCGGGTACTGTTCTTAGCACATTAGTCCCCGCCGTCGCCGAAAAAACCGGCATCACCATGACAACTCCGGTGATCGCCGGTGCAAGTCACGACACGGCAGCAGCAGTTGCCTCGATCCCGGCTGAAGGCGATGACTGGGCATTTCTCAGCTCCGGTACATGGTCACTTATGGGCGTAGAACTGGAGGAACCTGTCATTACAGGACGAACTCAGGAATACAATTTCACCAATGAAGGTGGAGTCGAGGGTACCACCCGGTTTTTGAAAAACATTATGGGGCTCTGGCCCCTCCAACAATGCCGGGAAGTGTGGAATAATCAGGGTGAAAAATTTGACTATAAAACCCTGCAGAATATGGCACAAAAGATTGACCAGATACGGGCCTGGGTGGATGTTGATGATTCGCGGTTTTTGAAGCCGGAGAATATGGTTGAAAGCATTATCAGCTTTTTAAGTGAAACTGACCAGTCGTATAAAACTGATCCAGCATGGATCACCCGGTGCATACTGGAAAGCCTGGCATTTAAATATCGCATGGTGATAGACGATCTTGAACTTTTGACGGGAAAACAAATTCAAACGCTCCATGCAGTTGGCGGCGGCATACAAAATACGCTACTAAACCAGCTGACAGCGGACGCCATCGGCAGACCGGTCGTTACCGGACCGGTTGAGGGGACTGCCGCTGGCAATATCGGTGTGCAGGCGCTGGCAACAGAGCTCATCGATGATCTTGGCTCTTTGCGGCAGATAATCAGGCAGTCATTTGCGTTAAAAACCTATGAGCCTGCAGACCAGGGTTACTGGGACGATCATTTTGCCAGCTACCAATCAATTCTGACCACCTGA